Part of the Impatiens glandulifera chromosome 8, dImpGla2.1, whole genome shotgun sequence genome is shown below.
ggatattcttgttatggaaAGGATAtcctaaattaatataattaaattaggaattgcattctaattacaatttaattatactaatttaggatatcctttccataacaagaatatccctacctaatttagaatatctcttgtaatctctaccttaattagaatatatattctaatcccttccttaattagaatatatcttctaattccttccttaattaaaatatattctaatcTCATCCTTAATTAGAAGATTCATTGGGCCTACTTAGGCAAATTGGCCTCCTTTTGGGCTAAGAAGATTAGCGCACTATCAAGTCCAGACcttaatgagcctcgacatcccctggattgggtcgtgactctaatgggccgtgacattctcccccactcaatctggcgacgtcctcgtcgcttCCTCCTTGTAGGCCTGGATGATGTCTCCACACAAGATAGAAGTTTCGAGCGACATGCTGACTTTCCGACccgtttcttctctaagaaaaGGCCTTTGTATTGCCTCACAAGCCCCTTGTGAACTTTGGAAAATCGActctcttgatggaggagaagttttactatcactcggtttcctccgaactccaagtgtcttctcttcttgtcctccaattgcttcattcttttggcggtCTTTGCTACTTcgcacttctctttcttgaagAGAGACTCCTCCGGTTGCCTCTTCGATTCCTCCAATTTGGGAGGTTTCATGCGATAAAGAACCGTCGCcgatggtttagtacatttgactaactcttctctattctccacctctctcttatggtggAGTTTCTCTGATACTCCAGCGGACATTACATCGTGACCTTTCTCTAGGACAATTGTAACTTCTGGATGTATCTTCTCTTTAGACGCAgtcttctcatcttctttcacaatGACAACAGATGATGGGTAGGTGTCCTccgcaccttttgagagttgcatggcagatAGATGCCTAGTTTCTCTCCTGCCCTCTCTTGTTAGAGGTATTGTGCGAGTATTACCTTGCTCTAGAATGCACATCATATTGGTAGAAGGGAGTAGGAtggcatttaccttgtctaggaactctatgccgagaaccattttgtagtcatccatgtcgataatggagaaatccagaaggccggtccactcccccaagttgatctttacattacgagcaactccataagtcgcacttggtgccgagttgactgctttaagccacccTTTCTCTTTAGTGTACTTAATCCCCAGTCTTCTCGCCTCCTTTACCTctagaaaattgttgttggctcccgtatccaacaaagctttaaTCATGTGGTTTCTTACTCTAGTTTCCACAAATAGTCGTCCTTTCTTCGCGGACTTTGACTTATCAAACTTTGCTGTAACGGCACTAAGTAGGTTTAACGAccccaatcgagcttcatcgtgaacgcgttcttgctcctccatcaatgctgatagtttattcttcatagggcactctcttgctttgtgcggcccttcacaaaagaaacactttattCGGGGTCTCTCTACATTTTTCTCCTCCCGATCTTCTCTACCATTGGGTTTGGTACACTTAATTGGGTCTTCATTGTTGTAGATATGGTTTCCACCATTTTCCCCCttgtcattcctctcataggtcgactttggtttctcttgccttctcatttCGAAAAGGGATTCAGCCACGGCAATAGCGGTGCTTAGATCTTGGACCCCACGTCGTTCCAACTCCAGcttcgcccacatttgtagaccatcagtgaaggcgaacaaggcttcgtcgtctgagtagttagggatttcaaggagagtagcgatgaactccttgacatatTCCTTAATACTCCCTCTATGTGAGAGCCGCCGCAACTTGGCCCTTGCTTCTCGAATGGCGTTTTCAGGATAGAACTGTCTCTTAagttcctccttgaattcaccccaggtgttgatagaacacgtacctctttcaatgtcgctactccttcgcctccaccacagcattgcggtgtcttccaggtatgtcgtggcagtatctatcttcctcgcctcttctactaggccgagTGCTTTGAAATACTGGTCCAGACTCCACAAGAAGTTGTCGATCTCTttcgcattcctctcgcctaaatacgctttaggccttggaatGTCTATCCTTATCGGATTGGGGACTCCTACAGGCGCGCGTCCAcactcttgcgcaaccgccttcttgagtaacgcTACATCCTCTTCGGTAGTTTGTAACTTAGAAatcattacctcgagtttctcagTCAAGGTCCTGATTTCACCAAGGAGGGTCTGCTCCACGATCTGAGCTTGCTCTTGACACTTGGATAAGCCTTCATTcagggcaccttgcattcctcctcggagctcgtctctctccttctcaagctcggcaatgcgttcctctaggtccccatcattatcttgtccgtacgccacggtgagttctaccttctccaacctggcgataatgtcaacgatagcatctcttgatctttctctttctttggtagctttggttcctcccgcctgaactttgcgagagttcctaccatcttcttcggtcccgtggggaagattctctacttcgtccACGACCTTTGAAGTTTCTTCTGATCTCCtcgtcatttcagctctgataccaattgtcacgggctcagtcttttcactgacgatccgtgcggcactagttacgatcttcgcaagaacgagtaactagtcagccttactcgacgcaacactcggcgtttaatataattgacacaagaattctagagagagagagtaactcttacaaagaatagtatattactcgaatacttggtgattacaatggaataccttcagggtatttatagggcttacacgtattaaattaggaattgcattctaattacaatttaattatactaatttaggatatcctttccataacaagaatatccctacctaatttagaatatctcttgtaatctctaccttaattagaatatatattctaaattaggtagggatattcattataataaaaaaaataattaaaattagctaaactcattataatattatatttttgtttttttatgaataaattaatattaatagagCCTTGAAACCCGAAAAGACTACTCATTAATTGTGAccctaaaatttaataaaatatattatagggTATAGGGATAATAATTGTTTCTCTAGTCTGTTTCTGTTTTCCATTCTTATGATGATCtgaaactaattaattaatggagCATATCAAATTAATGACGACCCTGCTTCTCCGACTCTTTCATTAATACCCATCAATCAACATGCacctaattaatattaatattattattattattattatttttttttagccAAAATTAATGACGACCCTGCTTCTCCGACTCTTCCATTAATACCCATCAATCAACGTGcacctaattaatattattatttttttttagcaaaTAGGATGGAAATGAGTCCTTGTACATTCGATATTAGTGGATAATTGATGTTCGAATCCAGGTATTTTAAATTGGTATAAATATGAGAGTGAAAAAGATTATTAGAATGTGTAAAACATAAACCGAATACggatacttaaaatattaatattaaaaaatatatatttattaaaatttaaaattcgacatcattacaaatttatattaaatatattatttaacttacaTATGCTCATACCTGGTTCCAACGTCATTTTGTTCCAACatcattctaatttattttattcggaactcttaaattttaaatttttataaaaaaaaaagacatttcTCACTCTCTACccactttttacttttttttttttttttttttttattttcaactttaaCCATTTTTGTAACTTTCTCCAACCGTCCaacccctctctctctctctctctttctttttttttttattttttatttttttttttttattttctcacttttttttttctagttttataaataacaaaatttgttatattttacaatttataccaCCAGAAGATCCTGCGATACAAATAATTAacctttcatttttattttttattataatatatttagaatataataaatataaatttatattttaatcgggAAATAGGGTACCCATTGGAGATCGGTTACTCGAAGAATCGGGAATGAGATAAAATAGAGACACCCGTCAGGTTCGAGATCGGAGTGTAATAGGAAATTCGGGTTCGAGAATAGGtacttttcaaattaattaatctaatgcctaataaaatttgttcattttatctaataagacattaaaaaatcaaaattaattaaactaattaggctaacacttatttttttttatggataaCTAAGATTAAAAGAGCTTGAAAACCAAAAGACCATTTATTAATTGTGCaactaaaattgaataaaaacatATCATATGCTACTGTTTGTCTtccataattataattatgatcaCTCTAAttaatcaaagaaaaaaaataattaattatttgttagttTTTTCGACTTTATGATCCAATACTATGTATGAAAATGGTACCCATGTACTGATAGTTGagtttagatattttaaattgggtttAAGGTCGGGGATTAGGAGTAAAAATGATTATTCGATCGGGTTCGAGATCAGAAATGATAGGGTGTAATACCTAAATCTGATACccgaaatattaataataatatatatatatatttattaaaatttaaaattacttttcaaattctatatattataaaattaatctaaatatattatttatgatatcTATGTCCACACTTCATTCaaaacatcattttaatttatcttcccaatattttttaatcttaattttttttatattaattgaacTTTTGGTCTGTCACTAACTTATGTTTATTAGGTATTCAAGATTTTGTGATGTAAGATCTAACGTCAATTCACTCTCTTTCTTGTTAACCAAATCActaaattcattaactaaaatactaaaataacatttacttattttataaataacaaattaaaaatattttatccttaaaaaaatgtaatttttttattaggacGATAAATTATAACTCATCGATCGATTTTATGAAGATTTCGAGTTCGTTAATgctaattttatgttttttcgttggtaatatatatatatatatataattttttttttatgttttcaatataatttttttgttgtttatgtttaaatgactcatagtttatatattatcacattaactattaaaaaatgtaagataagacattaaaaattaagattagcAAAactcattataatattttttttggttttttttggataaattaatattaataaagccTTAAAACCCCGAAAGACTATTCATTAACTACTCcctaaaattgaataaaaacatATCTTACATCATTGTTTTTCTAGCTCGAAGTAATGATGATAAACTCATTCTAAAACTCAAAATTCAGTAAATCTTAATCGATTAAAGTTTCGTTTGCGTAATAAGTTGTTACAGTAATTTTGCGTAATAAGTTCACACAAAAATTACAATCAAACACACTTTTGCGTTTTgactcaattttctctctacctcccTCCTTATcatttaagattataatctcagcgtttttctttcttatcatttttaaatatttttttattcattttttcatctctttcatttatttctaatcattttattcattctatttaatctttttctaatcattttatttatttctctcatttattttatatatttataatatatttatataaaattattataataaaaaacatacatttaaatatatttttatttattatttataatatatatactttaatatataaaatataaatacactttgatatttttgatttataattataattttaaaaatcaaactagccttaattaattatctaaaataacTGATTACAATTacaattgaaattgaaattgaaattgaaatttaaatttaaatgaacgATAATATTAAAAGTGTGAGAGagcacaaaaataaattgacaatttAAAGATTGAGTAATCGAGGGAAGtatgaaaatgtgaaaaagatatattattaaatattattaaattcttttatatatatttatatatattttatatcatatttatattaaatatatttaaaagtatatatttataaaaaataatatattcatattatttattttaaaatatattattttttaatttaagtcatttattaataattaaaattatatattaacaataaaattataaaaaataatatattaataatttattttcaaatatatattattttttaatttaaatcatttattaatatttaaaattaaatatatatatttattaatttaaatatatttaaatgtatgttttttattataataattttatataaaaatattataaatatatggaatagatgagagaatgaataaaatgattagaaagcaattaaataaatgagagaatgcataaaataattaaaaataaatgaaataaatgaaatagagcgaataaaaatatattttaaaatgatgagagagaaaaactgTTGAGAAGAAAAtaggtagagagaaaattgagtttaaacgtaAAAGTACgtttaattgtaatttttttttgtgagtttATTATACAAAGGTAATGTAGGAGCTTATTACGTAAACGCCTATACGCGATTATCGCCGAATGTAACTAGGCCTAATTGgatcatattaaattaatcagTACCCATcacctaattatatatattgcttaaaatattgaaattttctacAACTTCATTTTGTACTTCTTTCGATCTTAGCTAACTAGATACAACTAGAGGAAATATGGGGATCAAGGTTCCTGGATTGTACCTCTGAACTATTACAAGGTCTCATTTCTTTTCCCCTTTAATTTCTCAAACACTCTTTAATCTTATAAAGATGATCCTTTGATCGATGATACATGTCTTATGTTTCTTGCACCAGGAATAGATTATCCCCGCAGCACTTAACTATAAAAATGTCTTTCTCACTAATGTTGAAATCCTCATTACAAGAATACATTTCTGATCAATTTCAAGTTGGGGACTACAAATGGTTAGAGCCACTACATTGTAGATTGATAgatcatttattaatatcaagtcatatacaagtttttttttgttaattgtaGGAAATTGCACATGCATCGCGATGCTGAAGGGGAGGGTTGCATCTCCCTATATTTAGAGATGGTTGATACATCTTTCTTCGATATTGGTTGGTCAGTAAACGCTGTTATCAAATTCTTTGTATTGGATCAAAACACTAACAAATATTATACTACCCcaggtatatatatatggacTCATGTATTCATGCCTTATTTATTGATTTCGTTCCatataattaacttttcatGTTATAAATGTTTTGATCATAGGCCCAGATTCTGTAGTGCGATTTCATATGTTAAGAAAACGATCTGGCATCGATAGATTCATTGATCTTCCTACGTTTGAACTTTCTTCCAACGGATACCTTGTTGACGACAAATGTGTATTTGGTGCTGAGGTTTTTCTTATCAAACAAACTTCCAAAGTGGAGATGTTGATTTTACAGGATGAAGACTCTAGTTTTACCGCCTCCCACATTTGGAAGATCAAATCTTTTTCTAGTCGTCCGCTTGAAAGATTTGTATCTGAAATTTTTATTTGGGGTGATTTTAAATGGTTAgtatgcattttttttattatctagattctaatgattaattttgaataattagacttgtttttttgaaaacatgcaCATATATATTGTAGGCGTATAGGCCTTTTTCCCGTCGGAAATGGAGTTTCCAAAGGGAATAGTATCACGGTCTATCTAAGTTTGGATGAGTCAACTCTTCCAAAGAATAGCAGAGTCTATGCCAAGTATAAGATTTGCTTATTAAACAAGGAGGAGTCGGATAACATCGATTTTATTggtatgttttgaatttattctttctttctttctttttcattatgacttttaatttatttctttacttGCAGGTTATAAATACTTTACTGCTTTGGTCCCATATAGTGGCATCATTAAGTTATTTGTGCTGGATGAATTTTTGGACGTGGAAAAAGGGTTCTTGGTGGATAATTTATGGTCTATTGAAGTAAAAGTTACCATTCTCGGGGTGGTCAACACAATAGcatgattttcttttatatatccATATGTTTTGCTTATTTGTAATTAAACTCAAGAATTTCATTCTATTTCAGCTTTATATGACTATATATGCATGTTTTGATGgaaagtaaatttaatttgttatttttctgATTATGATAAATCCGTCATAAACTCAAAATTCATTAATCATTTAGACGCAAGAAAGCGCCTGTCAAGGATAACATTTCAATCGCTTATATCCTATCTGTCTGTTGTGTTAGATCAGAAAAGGaagaaatattatatactatacCGGCAGGTAGTCCACTCCTTTGCCGGCATCAATATTTCCTTAACTTGTGAATTTAATTGTTTAgtcattaaataattgtttatatatatatatgctctcAGATTATTGTTACTTCAATGCTACGTCTTTTGGTTGGGGCTATTCTTAGTTCGTCGCATTGGATAAACTACAAAACCCTAGAAATGAGTTCTTGGTGGATGATTGTTGCTCTATTGAAGCACATGTTACCATTCTAGGGATGGTCTACACTACAACatgattttcttaatttattttaattcatggCATTGGATAAAGTAAAGACATGGCAAATGGATTATTGTTGCACTATTCAAGGTTATGTTACTAATATTCTAGGGCTGGTTCTGTTAAACAAAACACCATGATCATTTTTAATCTATTATGTAGTTATTCTTGATTTCATGACTTGTTTTTGTCGGAAAAGTATTTCAATTTGGTTTTTGATTTgtgatataattaaaaacattaataaacaaCTCATGAAAAGCAAGCAAAACATAATGTTAGAAGGTAAAGTAAATGTTACATGCTCAAATCTCTTTTGGTAAATCTTGAGAGTTTTGGTTTTTGATCTTCTCTCTTCCTCTTACAAAGTGTTTTTCTTCCCGCCACCACCTCCATATTCACCAGTCGCCACCACCGCCATATAATTCACCACAGCCGCCACTACCACCATATTTACCACTGCCACCATATGtacaaaacataataataagaaaataaaattgtatttcaaGTTTCATAGACTAcatttaataactaaatataatCAGAGTAGTTAGAGAAATAGGAATTAAACGTTAAAAATCGGTAAAAGAAACAcataaaaaaatactcaatgAATCGAGTTTTCCTAGTTTTGATACCACCATGTCCTTAAGCTGGCactcaggggcggagccagaatgaaaaattacctgggactgactccaacttgcatctcagatttaactttctatgttccgttttttttaataaaatttccatgattattagaagatggaaactcgtcatgccctctcaatgcacacgcttgcaaagtgagccaccgagtgatttcaatagttgctgtaaaccgtaatctgttattttgtttttcatctgaactgtgcatttagtattttgttaatatgacaaggatattcattatattatcaagatattcaactgccttattatgtggtgaaatattatatcatatatgcataacaaaagagcatctatcctcatcattaactcgttttcaatatttgaatccatctattgtaatgtaggtttttggggttgtttatgttaaaataagaaaaatgggaaacaaaaagcagcatcttttaaaggagagtattctaaccaagtaaatttcttaaaccaatgactttggaaccgtcgattttgatttccaaatttggtcggcgggtactcatccttaataggttgatatgaccttatcttgatataagctcgtctaatttcatccttttgattaaaaggatatttccatatcggaatacgtaatgttggatcaagtttaagagaacttacatcaacatcaattctaggagatttgttaagttcttgagtagggatatcaaattctttattttaacttgtttattaatattaatttatattttcttataaatttttgaaataatttaaaattaagaaatataaaacactattattattattttaatttttatattttactcttataaaaaatttgtattattaattatattgaaataaataaaaaataatgtataattattatataaatataattttaaaataaataatattattatatgatttacaaagttttatataaataaatcttatttatatattaattaaaatttatgtattattataaaataaaataagttaaaggtGAGGCCAGAAATGATTACCTAACCTCATATTCACATTTCAATAACATAGCTAACTGGGCTAAGACTTACATGTCAAACACATAGataaaaaattttcttttcagattttaatttaggtggtgCTGGAACTCACCCTAGCCCATgagtggctccgcccctgctgGCACATATGATCAAGActctaacaaaataaaaataaaaaacatgctaaatacataaaaaatgtGATGAGAACGTTATACCCTGGTCTTGTTACTTCAATCATACATAAAAATTCATCTTTAATTAACCCTCCAtggaaaataaatcttatttctactgaaattcaatccaattaaaatgacctaaaatattaataattaaggaGCATTGAAACCACAAAGACAATTATGCccctaaataaattaaaacatctCAAGGCTGAtgatcattaataatattaaattgtttcTCTCAAAtgctgtctgtctgtctgtttTCCATGATATATTAGGTCTCTTCAGTTTCCCATATTAAGCAAataaatttggtattaaatccctttattttcaaataaatacataaattaattctCCGACTCTTCCCATACCCCAAacagcatatatatatatatatatatatatatatatatatatatatatatatatatatatatatatatatatatatatatataaatataaatacatttagtCACTTGTTCCTCCTATCTATTTTTTCTACCATTacaaaaagtaattttttaaataagaaaaatatttaaaaaattaaatatatatatattctcttcaaTCAAATCAACAAAATCGTGAGTATGATCattgttaaaattttactataacAAATCTCACAGGATTTTGTTTAGATTAGAAAGATTAATTTCATGTTTACGGAAAACTTCTTTTTTGATACATTATAACGTCATTCTTGTACTCCATGATGATCTCTTCAGCTTTCCACATTTAATCACTATAGGTTCTCCGACTCTTCCCATACCCCACccaacatcatatatatata
Proteins encoded:
- the LOC124912760 gene encoding uncharacterized protein LOC124912760; this translates as MGIKVPGLNRLSPQHLTIKMSFSLMLKSSLQEYISDQFQVGDYKWKLHMHRDAEGEGCISLYLEMVDTSFFDIGWSVNAVIKFFVLDQNTNKYYTTPGPDSVVRFHMLRKRSGIDRFIDLPTFELSSNGYLVDDKCVFGAEVFLIKQTSKVEMLILQDEDSSFTASHIWKIKSFSSRPLERFVSEIFIWGDFKWRIGLFPVGNGVSKGNSITVYLSLDESTLPKNSRVYAKYKICLLNKEESDNIDFIGYKYFTALVPYSGIIKLFVLDEFLDVEKGFLVDNLWSIEVKVTILGVVNTIA